The following coding sequences lie in one Niabella agricola genomic window:
- a CDS encoding RagB/SusD family nutrient uptake outer membrane protein, whose translation MKKYCIIMVPAILLLGACNKNFLDREPLDATTSDVFFETPDQMRTYINSFYSSANFPKYENHGSDYESDNQVTNTPNQRLQGTRVVTTSGTISFTDVRRINFFFDNYRRVEKNYKLDQYKQYLGEAYFFRALIYFKLLQSYGAIQIVTKELGVDSPELFNPRDPRNAVADFIIGQLDSAALYLTTDKTSGAGRINRWIALLIQSRVALYEGSWEKYHASTAFGVDNAKPDVYFTKAAEAAEAVINAKVYSVYSTGKPQSDYKDLFALMDYSTNSEMMFWRKYDNSLTGGDPDFTNDRFYRMTTPTNRTITRQLADAYLCANGKPITGNDQFMGYNTLAQEAQNRDPRFYQTIATPDQVWKIQPNGSTENWSGAYAQLNTAADYNAPSGYIIQKGYNPTMAYHVQQYEESPGIIYRYAEVLLNYAEAKAELGTLTQADIDKSIKPLRDRVGMPNLLISGIATDPKWDFPELSPLINEIRRERRIELAAEGFRWNDIARWAAADELIVGTRPKGFKASQIAKNPFPVDEQGFLDPFQKSLPSGYGFKLNRDYLNSIPESEILLNDNLKQNPGW comes from the coding sequence ATGAAAAAATATTGCATCATCATGGTACCGGCAATCTTGCTGCTCGGGGCCTGTAATAAAAATTTCCTGGATCGCGAACCGTTGGATGCGACCACGTCAGATGTGTTTTTTGAAACGCCTGACCAGATGCGTACCTATATCAATTCATTCTATAGCTCGGCTAATTTCCCGAAATATGAAAATCATGGAAGCGACTACGAAAGCGATAACCAGGTGACCAATACGCCCAACCAGCGACTCCAGGGCACCCGGGTAGTTACTACTTCCGGCACCATTAGTTTTACCGATGTACGCCGGATCAATTTCTTCTTTGATAATTACCGCAGAGTGGAAAAAAACTACAAGCTTGATCAATATAAGCAATACCTTGGAGAAGCTTATTTCTTCCGGGCGTTGATCTATTTTAAGTTGCTGCAGAGTTATGGAGCGATACAGATCGTTACAAAAGAGCTGGGTGTCGATTCTCCCGAGTTGTTTAACCCGCGGGATCCCCGGAATGCCGTAGCAGACTTTATCATCGGTCAGCTGGATTCTGCTGCCCTGTACCTGACCACCGATAAGACCTCCGGAGCCGGGCGGATCAACCGCTGGATCGCTTTGCTGATCCAAAGCCGTGTGGCCCTGTACGAGGGCTCCTGGGAAAAATACCATGCCAGCACCGCATTCGGCGTAGACAACGCCAAACCGGATGTGTATTTCACAAAGGCAGCTGAAGCGGCCGAAGCCGTGATTAATGCAAAAGTATACAGTGTGTACAGCACCGGCAAACCCCAATCCGATTACAAAGACCTGTTTGCGCTGATGGATTACAGTACCAATAGTGAGATGATGTTTTGGCGGAAATATGATAATAGCCTTACGGGTGGAGATCCGGATTTTACGAATGACCGCTTTTACCGGATGACGACCCCAACGAACCGAACCATTACCCGGCAACTGGCAGATGCCTACCTCTGCGCCAACGGCAAACCCATTACCGGCAATGATCAGTTTATGGGGTACAATACACTGGCGCAGGAGGCCCAAAATCGCGATCCCCGCTTTTATCAAACCATTGCAACGCCCGACCAGGTTTGGAAAATTCAGCCAAATGGAAGTACTGAAAACTGGAGTGGCGCTTATGCACAACTCAATACAGCAGCCGATTATAACGCGCCCAGCGGCTATATCATTCAGAAAGGCTATAATCCCACGATGGCATACCATGTGCAGCAATATGAAGAGTCGCCCGGCATTATTTACCGGTATGCGGAAGTGCTACTTAACTATGCAGAAGCCAAAGCTGAATTGGGCACGCTTACACAGGCCGATATCGACAAGTCGATTAAACCGTTGCGCGACCGTGTGGGCATGCCCAACCTGCTGATCTCCGGTATTGCTACCGACCCCAAATGGGATTTCCCGGAGTTATCACCATTGATCAATGAAATACGCCGCGAGCGCAGGATAGAGCTGGCCGCTGAGGGTTTCCGGTGGAATGATATCGCCCGCTGGGCTGCAGCGGATGAATTGATCGTAGGTACCCGGCCAAAGGGCTTCAAGGCTTCGCAGATTGCAAAAAATCCATTCCCGGTAGACGAGCAGGGGTTTCTTGATCCGTTCCAGAAATCCCTTCCTTCGGGCTATGGGTTTAAACTGAACCGGGACTATTTGAACTCGATTCCGGAGAGCGAAATTTTACTAAATGATAACCTGAAGCAAAACCCGGGATGGTGA
- a CDS encoding glycosyltransferase family 4 protein produces the protein MSFFAAMNIGFDAKRAYHNNTGLGFFSRVLIRLLADQYPEHTYYLFNPKPGKSFHPEQTNIREVLPQTVLNRLFSSAWRSRWVTRDLVRMDINLYHGLSHEIPAGLPQTGVPSVVTIHDLFPEIYPEQYTPIDVKIYRAKLRYACRNATKIMAISEETKRHIIKIYGTAPEKIDVIYQSCAPAFMAAEPEEKKEAVRQKYRLPEAFFLHVGTIIERKNLLNICKALNQVRNEIPIPLVVVGNDGGFKDKVKAYLKEVQLEDRVYFLSEQLALAGKKPFVATEDLPALYQLATAMIYPSYFEGFGMPIIEAMAGGVPVITSNTSCLPEIAGTAAWLVDPDSPEEMAAGFRKIYTDVAFTADMRSNGLSNAQRFLPEVYAGDVMKLYQSIL, from the coding sequence ATGTCTTTCTTTGCAGCTATGAATATCGGGTTCGACGCTAAAAGGGCATACCATAACAATACGGGACTGGGTTTTTTCAGCCGGGTGCTGATCCGACTGCTGGCCGATCAATATCCGGAGCATACCTATTACCTGTTTAATCCCAAGCCCGGCAAATCGTTTCACCCGGAGCAAACCAATATCCGGGAGGTGTTACCACAAACCGTATTGAACCGGCTTTTCAGCTCGGCCTGGAGAAGCCGCTGGGTGACCAGGGACCTCGTCCGCATGGACATCAACCTGTATCATGGATTAAGTCATGAGATTCCCGCCGGTCTGCCGCAAACGGGCGTCCCCTCGGTGGTAACCATCCACGATCTGTTTCCCGAGATCTACCCCGAACAGTATACGCCCATCGATGTGAAGATTTACCGGGCAAAACTGCGCTATGCCTGCAGGAACGCCACAAAAATCATGGCCATCAGTGAAGAAACCAAGCGCCATATCATAAAGATATACGGAACAGCTCCTGAAAAGATCGACGTAATTTATCAGAGTTGCGCACCTGCGTTTATGGCGGCAGAACCGGAAGAAAAAAAAGAAGCGGTCCGGCAAAAATATCGCCTGCCGGAAGCCTTCTTTCTTCATGTAGGAACGATCATCGAACGGAAGAACCTGCTGAATATTTGTAAAGCCCTGAACCAGGTTCGCAATGAAATTCCCATCCCGTTGGTAGTGGTGGGTAACGACGGCGGGTTTAAGGACAAGGTAAAGGCCTACCTGAAGGAAGTACAGCTGGAAGACCGGGTTTATTTTTTATCGGAGCAGCTGGCCCTGGCCGGGAAAAAGCCCTTTGTTGCAACAGAAGACCTGCCTGCCTTATACCAATTGGCCACGGCGATGATCTACCCTTCTTATTTTGAAGGATTCGGCATGCCGATCATCGAAGCCATGGCGGGTGGTGTGCCGGTGATTACCTCCAACACGTCCTGCCTCCCGGAAATTGCGGGCACAGCGGCCTGGTTGGTAGACCCGGACAGTCCGGAGGAAATGGCCGCCGGCTTCCGAAAGATCTACACCGATGTTGCTTTTACTGCTGATATGCGCAGCAACGGCCTGAGCAACGCACAGCGCTTCCTGCCGGAGGTATATGCCGGTGATGTAATGAAACTTTATCAATCGATTTTATAA
- a CDS encoding L-threonylcarbamoyladenylate synthase — translation MHSFEQDIKQCVTILEQGGVILYPTDTVWGLGCDATNAEAVAKIYAIKKRSDSKAMIVLVTGERDVMQYTAATDLSLFDYLETTERPTTVIYEHGIGFAENLTAEDGSIAIRICGDEFCRALIKRFGKPIVSTSANISGEATPARFDAISSAIKDQVDYIVEHRRDDHTPHQPSSIIRWKNGEVEVIR, via the coding sequence ATGCACTCTTTTGAACAGGATATCAAACAATGCGTAACCATACTGGAACAGGGTGGGGTGATCCTTTACCCAACCGACACGGTATGGGGACTGGGTTGCGATGCTACCAATGCGGAAGCCGTTGCAAAAATCTATGCTATAAAAAAGCGCAGCGACAGCAAGGCCATGATCGTTTTAGTAACCGGTGAGCGCGATGTAATGCAGTATACGGCTGCCACCGATCTTAGTTTGTTCGACTACCTGGAAACCACGGAACGGCCAACGACCGTCATTTATGAGCACGGGATCGGTTTTGCTGAAAATCTTACGGCGGAGGACGGCAGTATTGCCATACGCATTTGCGGGGATGAATTTTGCCGGGCGCTCATCAAACGTTTTGGTAAGCCCATCGTTTCCACTTCCGCAAATATTTCGGGGGAGGCCACGCCGGCCCGCTTTGACGCCATTTCAAGTGCCATCAAAGACCAGGTGGACTATATCGTGGAGCACCGGCGCGATGATCATACACCGCACCAGCCTTCTTCCATCATTCGGTGGAAAAACGGGGAGGTTGAAGTGATCCGGTGA
- a CDS encoding 2,3,4,5-tetrahydropyridine-2,6-dicarboxylate N-succinyltransferase yields MQDLITAAWANRELLKDSKYTDAIHEVIAALDKGELRVAEPDGRKWKVNEWVKQAILMYFGIQKMQTWDVPPFEFYDKMLLKKNYKDIGVRAVPHAVARYGAYLAPNVVLMPSYVNIGAYVGEGTMVDTWATVGSCAQIGKNVHLSGGVGIGGVLEPLQASPVIIEDGCFLGSRSIVVEGVIVEKEAVLGANVVLTQSTKIIDVSGSIPIEGKGRVPARSVVIPGSYAKKFPAGEYHVNCALIIGKRKASTDLKTSLNDALRDFKISV; encoded by the coding sequence ATGCAAGACTTGATTACAGCGGCCTGGGCCAACCGGGAATTGTTAAAAGACAGTAAGTATACAGATGCCATTCATGAAGTAATTGCGGCATTGGATAAAGGGGAACTGCGTGTTGCCGAGCCCGATGGACGTAAATGGAAGGTGAATGAGTGGGTAAAGCAGGCCATCCTTATGTATTTTGGTATCCAGAAAATGCAAACCTGGGATGTGCCTCCTTTTGAGTTCTACGATAAGATGCTGCTGAAAAAGAATTATAAAGATATCGGCGTACGGGCCGTTCCGCATGCAGTGGCACGCTATGGGGCCTACCTGGCACCCAATGTAGTACTGATGCCGTCCTATGTCAATATCGGCGCATATGTGGGAGAAGGTACCATGGTGGATACCTGGGCTACAGTGGGTAGCTGCGCCCAGATCGGCAAGAACGTACACCTCAGCGGTGGCGTAGGTATCGGCGGTGTACTGGAACCCTTGCAGGCAAGCCCGGTAATTATCGAGGATGGCTGTTTCCTGGGGAGCCGGTCCATTGTGGTAGAAGGTGTTATTGTGGAGAAAGAAGCGGTATTGGGAGCGAATGTAGTGTTGACCCAAAGCACCAAGATTATCGATGTAAGCGGTTCCATTCCCATAGAAGGCAAGGGGAGGGTACCGGCAAGAAGTGTGGTCATTCCCGGGTCTTATGCAAAAAAATTCCCCGCAGGAGAGTACCATGTTAACTGTGCACTGATCATTGGTAAGCGAAAGGCAAGCACCGATTTGAAAACCAGTCTCAACGACGCATTGCGCGATTTCAAGATCAGCGTATAA
- a CDS encoding PQQ-dependent sugar dehydrogenase translates to MKKRWAGVKIGTGAFAVAMSFILFQCRQVQREPQTRFNIVLDTSVLAVQELSTNNKVPWELMWGPDHTLWYNEQEGRIYRLDPASGKRKLLLRINDVAGKTTAGLLGMACSAPDPGTGRSYLFAAYTFAIKDSIGLKLVRYLVQKDTLIEPKVIAVASGFRGHYGSRIAILPDHKVYWATGDGAQQGSAQDAADLKGKILRFNVDGSIPADNPVPGSPVWAKGFRNIQGLTFSDSTRLYTSEHGDAAEDEINLVRRGGNFGWSAIEGNADLPDEKAFADSTGAIDPLRSWTPTIAPSGMVFYNHSRIPEWQNSLLLVSLKDRNLRVLSLSKDGHSVVKEMIYLDKLYGRLRAVCVSPEGDIYLSTSNHDWNPYSKPAPGDDKIIRITKAGRITAKLLPGKAPETKVSRENAMGLYTVYCASCHKEDGSGSPGTFPSLQTTPLLDQPQQLIDVFLFGKSTGNNPNRMPSFKFLNNEEAAAVLNFIRSRWGDNNRDSITATAVQERRGIKKKG, encoded by the coding sequence ATGAAAAAACGATGGGCTGGTGTCAAAATAGGAACAGGAGCATTTGCCGTGGCGATGAGTTTTATTCTTTTTCAATGCCGGCAGGTGCAGCGAGAACCGCAGACCCGGTTTAATATTGTATTGGATACATCTGTGTTGGCTGTACAGGAGCTATCAACCAATAATAAAGTACCCTGGGAGCTCATGTGGGGCCCGGATCATACGCTTTGGTATAATGAACAGGAAGGGCGCATTTACCGGTTGGATCCCGCCAGCGGGAAGCGTAAATTATTGCTTCGTATCAATGATGTTGCAGGTAAAACCACCGCGGGTCTCCTGGGCATGGCATGTTCCGCCCCGGATCCGGGAACCGGCAGGTCCTATTTATTTGCAGCCTATACGTTTGCTATAAAGGATAGCATTGGTTTAAAGCTGGTACGGTACCTGGTTCAGAAAGATACGCTTATTGAGCCCAAAGTCATTGCTGTTGCTTCCGGTTTTCGCGGGCATTATGGCAGCAGGATAGCCATATTGCCGGATCATAAAGTATATTGGGCAACCGGCGATGGAGCACAGCAGGGCAGTGCCCAGGATGCAGCAGATCTTAAGGGAAAGATCCTGCGTTTTAACGTGGACGGCAGCATTCCGGCAGACAACCCTGTGCCCGGAAGCCCGGTTTGGGCCAAAGGGTTCAGGAATATACAGGGGCTTACATTTTCAGATAGTACCCGGCTATATACATCGGAGCATGGGGATGCGGCAGAGGATGAAATAAACCTGGTCCGCAGGGGCGGCAACTTTGGATGGTCCGCCATTGAAGGGAATGCCGACCTTCCGGATGAAAAAGCCTTTGCAGACAGCACTGGTGCCATTGACCCGTTACGGTCCTGGACGCCTACCATCGCACCTTCAGGAATGGTTTTTTATAATCATTCTAGGATCCCCGAGTGGCAGAACAGCCTGTTGCTGGTGTCTTTAAAAGACCGGAATCTCCGGGTGCTCAGTCTTTCAAAAGACGGCCATTCTGTTGTAAAAGAAATGATCTACCTGGATAAACTTTATGGCCGGCTAAGGGCGGTTTGTGTATCACCGGAGGGGGACATTTACCTGTCCACCAGCAACCACGACTGGAACCCCTATAGCAAGCCTGCGCCAGGTGATGATAAGATCATCCGCATTACCAAAGCGGGCCGCATCACTGCCAAACTGCTCCCGGGAAAAGCACCGGAAACAAAGGTGAGCAGGGAAAATGCAATGGGACTGTATACCGTTTACTGCGCCAGCTGCCATAAGGAAGATGGATCGGGAAGTCCGGGTACGTTTCCTTCACTGCAGACAACGCCCTTGCTGGATCAGCCACAGCAGCTGATCGATGTGTTTTTATTTGGAAAGAGTACCGGAAACAATCCAAACCGGATGCCTTCATTTAAATTTTTGAATAATGAGGAAGCGGCTGCGGTACTGAATTTTATAAGAAGCCGCTGGGGCGATAACAACCGAGATTCAATAACGGCAACCGCGGTACAGGAACGGAGGGGCATAAAAAAGAAAGGGTAG
- a CDS encoding prolyl oligopeptidase family serine peptidase encodes MLQIPNKVVHFIKLYALLVVSCAFSFQTYGQHHQALWNRIASCFHPPVYLKNSYGNYRPLLRFYNGDTVLTKRAWKQRRAEIANTWNQMMGPWPPLIRTQKMEVLDTVRRTGFTQYRIRFNWTSTEKTIAYLCVPGLKGRLPAVITTFYEPETAIGKGKPNRDFAFQLAKRGYVTLSLGTAEASKAGTYSVYYPSVENATVAPLSMLAYTAANAWYLLSGLPYVDDRRIGIMGHSFGGKWAMFASCLFDKFACAVWSDPGVVFDDTRGSAVNYWEPWYLGYYPPPWKDAWRKRGNTADAKGLYPKLIREGYDLHEIMALMAPRPFLVSGGSSDPVDRWTALNQVVRVNSLLGYTSRVAMTNRPGHDPNDESNEIAYLFFDYFLKK; translated from the coding sequence ATGCTTCAAATACCAAATAAGGTGGTTCACTTCATAAAATTATATGCGCTGCTTGTTGTTTCGTGCGCTTTCTCCTTTCAAACCTACGGTCAGCATCACCAGGCGTTATGGAACCGGATTGCCTCTTGTTTTCATCCCCCTGTTTATTTGAAAAACAGCTATGGCAACTACCGGCCTTTATTACGATTTTACAATGGGGATACGGTTCTGACCAAACGGGCCTGGAAGCAGCGGCGGGCCGAGATCGCAAATACATGGAACCAGATGATGGGCCCCTGGCCACCGTTGATCAGGACGCAAAAAATGGAAGTGCTGGATACCGTCCGAAGAACGGGTTTTACACAATACCGGATCCGGTTTAACTGGACCTCAACAGAGAAAACCATTGCTTATCTCTGCGTGCCTGGCCTAAAGGGAAGGCTGCCTGCAGTGATTACCACATTTTATGAGCCGGAAACCGCAATAGGAAAGGGAAAGCCCAACCGCGATTTTGCTTTTCAACTGGCTAAAAGAGGATATGTTACCTTGTCATTGGGTACCGCTGAAGCATCAAAAGCAGGAACCTATTCCGTTTATTACCCCTCTGTAGAAAATGCAACGGTAGCACCCCTGTCGATGCTGGCTTATACGGCAGCAAATGCGTGGTATCTGTTGTCGGGCTTACCTTATGTTGACGATCGGCGGATCGGGATCATGGGACATTCATTCGGGGGTAAATGGGCGATGTTTGCTTCCTGCCTGTTCGATAAGTTCGCCTGTGCCGTATGGTCGGACCCCGGTGTGGTATTTGATGATACCAGGGGAAGTGCGGTCAATTATTGGGAGCCCTGGTATTTAGGATACTATCCGCCTCCATGGAAAGATGCCTGGCGAAAAAGAGGAAATACGGCGGACGCTAAAGGACTTTATCCAAAATTAATCCGGGAGGGATACGATCTGCATGAGATCATGGCCTTAATGGCGCCGCGCCCATTCCTGGTATCAGGCGGATCTTCGGATCCGGTAGACCGGTGGACCGCATTAAACCAGGTGGTCCGGGTAAATAGCTTGTTGGGTTATACCAGCCGGGTGGCTATGACAAACCGACCCGGGCACGATCCTAACGATGAATCCAACGAAATAGCTTATCTCTTTTTTGATTACTTTCTAAAGAAATAA
- a CDS encoding CCA tRNA nucleotidyltransferase, protein MDIQLNDKEHYIINKVAAAAQELGMESYLVGGFVRDKLLNRPTKDADIVTIGDGIALAKAVAARCEPAPQVNYFKNFGTAHIHTAGFDVEFVGARKESYQHNSRKPEVSPGSLEDDQNRRDFTINAMAISLNKHSYGQLVDPFNGQQHLQDKIIITPLEPDQTFSDDPLRMLRAIRFATQLNFEIAPETRASITKNKDRIRIISQERITDELNKIIRAPKPSIGFDLLYKTGLLKIIFPKMVELAGAEFKEGIGHKDNFYHTLQVLDNISATTDDLWLRWAAILHDIAKPATKRFEEGTGWTFHGHEIVGGRMVPKIFAQLKLPQNEKMRFVKKLVELHLRPISLSKEDITDSAIRRLLFDAGEDFDALMLLCEADITSKNKKKVQRFLDNFKLVRERCKEVEEKDQIRNWQPPIDGIEIMQLFNLAPSKPVGILKDTLKDAILDGEIPNTKEAALEFLNKKAKEIGIV, encoded by the coding sequence ATGGACATTCAGTTAAACGATAAGGAACACTACATAATAAATAAGGTAGCCGCTGCCGCACAGGAGCTGGGAATGGAAAGTTACCTGGTGGGGGGATTTGTGCGGGATAAACTACTGAACCGGCCTACGAAGGATGCAGACATCGTTACAATCGGAGACGGCATTGCGCTGGCAAAAGCCGTTGCCGCCAGATGCGAGCCGGCTCCCCAGGTTAATTATTTTAAGAATTTCGGTACGGCACATATCCATACCGCCGGTTTTGATGTGGAATTTGTAGGTGCGCGCAAAGAAAGCTACCAGCACAACAGCCGCAAGCCGGAAGTAAGTCCGGGCTCCCTGGAAGATGATCAGAACCGCCGTGATTTTACGATCAACGCCATGGCCATCAGTTTAAACAAACACAGCTATGGCCAGCTGGTAGACCCTTTTAACGGGCAGCAACACCTTCAGGACAAGATCATCATCACCCCACTGGAACCGGATCAAACCTTTTCTGATGATCCGCTGCGCATGCTGCGCGCCATCCGTTTTGCCACGCAGCTCAACTTTGAGATTGCTCCCGAAACACGGGCTTCCATTACCAAAAACAAAGACCGGATCCGGATCATATCGCAGGAACGCATCACGGATGAATTGAACAAGATCATCCGGGCGCCCAAACCTTCGATAGGATTTGACCTGCTGTATAAGACCGGGTTGCTTAAGATCATCTTCCCCAAAATGGTAGAACTGGCCGGTGCAGAATTTAAAGAAGGGATCGGACATAAAGATAATTTTTACCATACCCTGCAGGTACTGGATAATATCAGCGCTACCACCGATGACTTATGGCTGCGCTGGGCTGCGATCCTGCACGATATTGCAAAACCCGCCACCAAACGCTTTGAAGAAGGCACGGGGTGGACTTTTCACGGACATGAGATCGTGGGCGGCCGTATGGTACCCAAGATCTTTGCGCAACTCAAACTACCGCAAAATGAAAAAATGCGGTTTGTAAAAAAACTGGTGGAGCTTCACCTGCGGCCCATCAGCCTTTCCAAAGAAGACATCACCGACTCCGCCATCCGTCGCCTGTTGTTTGACGCCGGTGAGGATTTTGACGCGCTGATGCTGCTTTGTGAAGCCGATATTACCAGTAAAAACAAGAAGAAGGTACAGCGTTTCCTGGATAATTTTAAACTGGTTCGGGAACGCTGCAAGGAAGTGGAAGAAAAAGATCAGATCCGCAACTGGCAGCCGCCTATCGACGGCATCGAGATCATGCAGTTGTTCAATCTTGCACCTTCAAAACCCGTGGGCATTTTAAAAGATACTTTAAAAGATGCTATCCTCGACGGGGAGATCCCCAATACAAAAGAAGCAGCCCTGGAATTCCTGAACAAAAAGGCAAAGGAAATCGGTATTGTGTAA
- a CDS encoding Gfo/Idh/MocA family protein — translation MAKQPTRRTFIKSSSLALAGITVSGVGTTTFAAPFIDSGRRIIGANDRVRTGFIGVGNRGTQLLHLFMEQPDCEVAALCDVYKPYITRNYAEVDPRYIKAMPRQIPKMGEPFAAQVKRHTDYRRVLDDKSIDAVCIATPDHWHALQTIDAIKAGKDVYVEKPLSKTIQEGRAMVNVGKNSKQVITVGLNRRGAPTFQKLAKEIPEGKIGKVTFATCSHISNMFANGIGKLKPENPPANFDWDRWLGPRAYRPYQYNIAPYMFRWWNDYANQLSNNGIHYLDLIRWLIGEEAPVAVSAHGGNYALDDDRTIPDTMHVTYEFRSGVLVTVTILEASSGSFIPHGFLELRGTKGTLYTGEDDYKIVPAQPGQFQAWPSQLKPEDFILDKNDPALPKGGYKSSTFSNIRNFLDCVKSREEPWATLETGHRSTTMAHLGTIAMQTKKRLEWDAINERFTNAADANELLSYEYRKPWKLEVS, via the coding sequence ATGGCAAAACAACCAACAAGGAGAACTTTTATAAAAAGCTCGTCATTGGCGTTGGCCGGCATAACGGTGTCGGGGGTGGGCACCACAACGTTTGCTGCGCCATTCATTGATTCCGGGCGAAGGATTATAGGGGCTAATGACCGGGTACGCACCGGCTTCATTGGCGTAGGCAACCGCGGAACCCAGTTATTGCATTTGTTTATGGAGCAGCCGGACTGCGAGGTGGCGGCCCTATGTGATGTATACAAACCCTATATTACACGTAACTATGCTGAAGTGGATCCTCGCTATATAAAAGCAATGCCCCGGCAGATCCCTAAAATGGGAGAGCCGTTTGCTGCACAGGTAAAGCGGCATACGGATTACAGGAGGGTATTGGACGATAAAAGTATCGACGCTGTATGTATTGCTACGCCCGACCACTGGCATGCGCTGCAAACCATTGATGCCATAAAGGCCGGAAAAGATGTGTATGTAGAAAAGCCGTTGTCAAAAACGATCCAGGAAGGGAGGGCCATGGTAAACGTGGGGAAAAACAGTAAGCAGGTGATTACGGTTGGATTGAACCGCCGGGGAGCACCCACTTTTCAAAAGCTGGCCAAAGAGATACCGGAGGGCAAAATCGGGAAAGTGACCTTTGCCACCTGTAGTCATATCAGCAATATGTTTGCTAACGGCATTGGAAAGCTGAAGCCTGAGAATCCGCCTGCGAATTTTGACTGGGACCGTTGGTTGGGACCCCGGGCTTACCGGCCGTATCAATACAATATCGCGCCCTATATGTTTCGCTGGTGGAACGATTATGCCAACCAGTTATCGAACAATGGCATTCACTACCTGGACCTGATCCGGTGGCTGATTGGTGAAGAGGCGCCGGTGGCCGTTAGCGCACATGGAGGGAACTATGCGCTGGACGATGACCGCACCATTCCGGACACCATGCATGTTACTTACGAGTTCCGGTCCGGCGTTTTGGTAACGGTAACGATCCTGGAAGCGAGCAGTGGCAGTTTTATACCTCATGGCTTTCTTGAACTCAGGGGCACTAAGGGGACCCTGTATACCGGAGAGGATGATTATAAAATTGTACCTGCCCAACCCGGGCAATTCCAGGCCTGGCCATCGCAGCTGAAGCCGGAAGATTTTATATTGGATAAGAATGATCCGGCACTTCCTAAGGGGGGGTATAAGAGCAGCACCTTTAGTAATATACGGAACTTCCTGGATTGTGTAAAATCGCGTGAAGAGCCATGGGCCACGCTGGAAACAGGCCATCGTTCCACAACAATGGCACATTTGGGCACCATCGCCATGCAAACAAAAAAACGATTGGAATGGGATGCGATAAACGAAAGATTTACAAACGCAGCAGACGCTAATGAACTACTGTCGTATGAGTACCGGAAGCCCTGGAAGTTAGAGGTGTCATGA